A single genomic interval of Nocardioides palaemonis harbors:
- a CDS encoding DUF3352 domain-containing protein, which yields MSMTPGGPEFLDTSGPADAAPDNDNRKRLVVLGALGAGALVVAGGAWAATSFFATGAQPAEALPGSTIAYASVDLDPSGGQKIEAIKTLRKFPGFTDQVDLKSDEDLRERLFEEITSSGGCEGLSYADDVKPWLGSRAAMAAVEIGEDQPAPVAVVQVTDAGKAEEGVQKLIDTCGGGEGSDSDPGSDVGGWVVDGDWLVMAETKETAQKVVDDAGEGSLADDDAFGKWTGEAGDDGFMQFYVAKGAAQYLGDAAGMGSSLGGPLLGDLSGSSSSDMSGGFDQECLDAATTAEELDACFTESSDDSSDTGSEEVPPELQQMIDDFDGMAATVRFDDGSVEVEYAVSNYQPDMTKYLDSDEGVSLVDGLPDDTVAALGFSLEKGWAQAFVDYLKSTLPEDSSSIDDGIAQMESETGLSFPEDLETLLGEGVTISVGSGIDPDAIANGGPGELPVGITVKGDAGDIQAVLDKIKAQVPAEAAEFMEVTEGDGYAVIALKDDYRSALESGGDLGGSDDYSDVVDGDAQSVMFVNFDADDNWLARMTEDMPEVSENLEPLSSFGISSWIDGDVVHGQLKLTTD from the coding sequence ATGAGCATGACACCGGGTGGTCCGGAGTTCCTCGACACCTCCGGACCGGCTGACGCCGCTCCGGACAACGACAACCGCAAGCGCCTGGTCGTCCTGGGCGCCCTCGGCGCCGGCGCGCTGGTGGTGGCCGGTGGCGCCTGGGCCGCGACCAGCTTCTTCGCGACCGGCGCGCAGCCGGCCGAGGCGCTGCCCGGCTCGACCATCGCCTACGCCAGCGTCGACCTCGACCCGAGCGGCGGGCAGAAGATCGAGGCGATCAAGACGCTGCGCAAGTTCCCCGGCTTCACCGACCAGGTCGACCTCAAGAGCGACGAGGACCTGCGCGAGCGGCTGTTCGAGGAGATCACCTCCTCCGGCGGCTGCGAGGGCCTCAGCTACGCCGACGACGTGAAGCCGTGGCTCGGCTCCCGCGCCGCGATGGCGGCCGTCGAGATCGGTGAGGACCAGCCCGCGCCCGTCGCCGTCGTGCAGGTGACCGACGCCGGCAAGGCTGAGGAGGGCGTGCAGAAGCTCATCGACACCTGCGGTGGTGGCGAGGGCTCCGACAGCGACCCGGGGAGCGATGTCGGCGGCTGGGTCGTCGACGGCGACTGGCTCGTGATGGCCGAGACGAAGGAGACCGCCCAGAAGGTCGTCGACGACGCCGGCGAGGGCAGCCTCGCCGACGACGACGCGTTCGGGAAGTGGACCGGCGAGGCCGGCGACGACGGCTTCATGCAGTTCTACGTCGCCAAGGGCGCTGCCCAGTACCTCGGTGACGCCGCCGGGATGGGATCCTCGCTCGGTGGGCCGCTGCTCGGCGACCTGAGCGGGTCCTCGTCCAGCGACATGTCCGGCGGCTTCGACCAGGAGTGCCTCGACGCGGCCACCACGGCCGAGGAGCTGGACGCCTGCTTCACCGAGTCGTCCGACGACTCCTCCGACACCGGCTCCGAGGAGGTCCCGCCGGAGCTCCAGCAGATGATCGACGACTTCGACGGCATGGCCGCCACCGTCCGCTTCGACGACGGCTCAGTCGAGGTCGAGTACGCCGTGTCGAACTACCAGCCCGACATGACCAAGTACCTCGACTCCGACGAGGGCGTCTCCCTCGTCGACGGCCTCCCGGACGACACCGTCGCCGCACTGGGCTTCTCGCTCGAGAAGGGCTGGGCGCAGGCGTTCGTCGACTACCTCAAGTCCACGCTGCCCGAGGACTCCTCCTCGATCGACGACGGCATCGCCCAGATGGAGAGCGAGACCGGGCTGTCGTTCCCCGAGGACCTCGAGACGCTCCTCGGCGAGGGCGTCACCATCTCCGTCGGCAGCGGCATCGACCCCGACGCGATCGCCAACGGCGGCCCCGGCGAGCTCCCGGTCGGCATCACCGTCAAGGGCGACGCCGGCGACATCCAGGCGGTCCTCGACAAGATCAAGGCGCAGGTGCCGGCGGAGGCCGCGGAGTTCATGGAGGTCACCGAGGGCGACGGCTACGCCGTCATCGCCCTGAAGGACGACTACCGCTCCGCCCTGGAGTCCGGCGGCGACCTCGGCGGCAGCGACGACTACTCCGACGTCGTCGACGGCGACGCCCAGTCGGTGATGTTCGTCAACTTCGACGCCGACGACAACTGGCTGGCCCGGATGACCGAGGACATGCCCGAGGTCAGCGAGAACCTCGAGCCGCTGTCGTCGTTCGGCATCAGCAGCTGGATCGACGGTGACGTCGTGCACGGCCAGCTGAAGCTGACCACCGACTGA
- the ybaK gene encoding Cys-tRNA(Pro) deacylase, with the protein MTKRRPPGGTPATVALTAAGIAYEVHSYVHDPRATSYGAEAAEALGLDPARVYKTLLASLDGSLVVGIVPVAGHLDLKALARALGGSKAVMADVAAAERSTGYVAGGISPFGQKRALRTVLDASALQHPTIFVSGGRRGLDLEVAPDDVVAATGAVTATIGR; encoded by the coding sequence GTGACAAAACGACGGCCGCCCGGCGGCACCCCCGCCACCGTGGCCCTGACCGCCGCGGGCATCGCGTACGAGGTGCACTCCTACGTCCACGACCCCCGCGCGACCTCCTACGGGGCGGAGGCCGCGGAGGCGCTCGGCCTCGACCCGGCGCGGGTGTACAAGACGCTGCTGGCCTCGCTCGACGGCTCGCTCGTGGTGGGCATCGTCCCGGTCGCGGGACACCTCGACCTCAAGGCGCTCGCCCGGGCGCTGGGCGGCTCGAAGGCCGTGATGGCCGACGTCGCGGCGGCCGAGCGGAGCACCGGCTACGTCGCGGGCGGGATCTCGCCGTTCGGCCAGAAGCGGGCGCTGCGCACCGTGCTCGACGCCTCGGCGCTGCAGCACCCGACCATCTTCGTCTCCGGGGGCCGGCGCGGCCTCGACCTCGAGGTTGCCCCGGACGACGTGGTGGCGGCCACCGGAGCGGTGACCGCCACCATCGGGCGCTGA
- a CDS encoding LON peptidase substrate-binding domain-containing protein, which translates to MSDTLPMFPLSTVVFPGMSVPLHVFEDRYRMLVRHLMTVEDPADRVFGTVAIREGYEVGDHGAQSVYRVGCVLQLTEVDRNDDGTFDIVAVARDRLQLEEMQRGEEFPQGVAAVLVEPRVEVPEDVLERARATFTAFRAAMTELQGDPFSGTLPRDPDYLAWTLSALAPLPMAERQSLLEAHDATERLRLVTRLLTDELRAINVIPSLPATQVARTAWSPN; encoded by the coding sequence GTGAGCGACACGCTGCCGATGTTCCCGCTGAGCACCGTCGTGTTCCCGGGCATGAGCGTGCCCCTCCACGTGTTCGAGGACCGCTACCGGATGCTCGTCCGCCACCTGATGACCGTCGAGGACCCGGCCGACCGGGTGTTCGGCACCGTCGCGATCCGCGAGGGCTACGAGGTGGGCGACCACGGCGCGCAGTCGGTCTACCGGGTCGGGTGCGTGCTGCAGCTCACCGAGGTGGACCGCAACGACGACGGCACGTTCGACATCGTCGCGGTCGCGCGCGACCGGCTCCAGCTCGAGGAGATGCAGCGCGGCGAGGAGTTCCCGCAAGGCGTCGCGGCGGTGCTCGTCGAGCCGCGCGTCGAGGTGCCCGAGGACGTGCTGGAGCGCGCCCGGGCCACCTTCACCGCCTTCCGGGCGGCGATGACCGAGCTGCAGGGCGACCCCTTCAGCGGCACCCTCCCCCGCGATCCCGACTACCTGGCCTGGACGCTCTCGGCGCTGGCACCGCTGCCGATGGCCGAGCGGCAGTCGCTGCTCGAGGCGCACGACGCCACCGAGCGGCTGCGGCTGGTCACCCGACTCCTCACCGACGAGCTCCGCGCCATCAACGTCATCCCGTCGCTGCCCGCGACCCAGGTGGCCCGCACCGCGTGGTCGCCGAATTGA
- the hisD gene encoding histidinol dehydrogenase, producing MIRRIDLRGADRASVDYRASVPRAEFDVEAATHQVQPIIDAVRTRGVEAIVELSARFDGVDRDDITVPREALETALAELDPDVRAALEESVRRLRATCEAELEHDVTTEVAPGAVVTHRKVPIDRVGLYVPGGLAPLVSSVVMNVVPAQVAGVRSIALASPPQKNREGLPEPTILAACALLGVDEVYAVGGAQAIAMFAHGAGPCRPVDLVTGPGNIYVAAAKRLVRGVVGIDSEAGTTEIAILADDSADPAFVAADLISQAEHDPMAASVLVTDSVALADAVDVELDKQVFATRHTERISTALGGSQSAIVLVDDVDQGVQVVDAYAAEHLEIQTRDAAAVAARIRNAGAVFVGPWAPVSLGDYAAGSNHVLPTAGCACHSSGLSVRAFTRSMHVVDYSQAALAGVADHVVTLAEAEDLPGHGQAVSVRFESGR from the coding sequence CTGATCCGCCGCATCGACCTGAGGGGCGCCGACCGGGCGTCCGTCGACTACCGCGCGAGCGTGCCCCGCGCCGAGTTCGACGTCGAGGCCGCGACGCATCAGGTGCAGCCGATCATCGACGCCGTCCGCACCCGCGGTGTCGAGGCGATCGTGGAGCTGTCGGCGCGCTTCGACGGCGTCGACCGCGACGACATCACGGTCCCGCGCGAGGCGCTCGAGACCGCCCTGGCCGAGCTCGACCCCGACGTGCGCGCCGCGCTGGAGGAGTCCGTGCGCCGCCTGCGCGCCACCTGCGAGGCCGAGCTCGAGCACGACGTGACGACCGAGGTGGCTCCGGGCGCCGTCGTGACCCACCGCAAGGTGCCCATCGACCGCGTCGGCCTCTACGTCCCCGGCGGCCTCGCGCCCCTGGTCAGCAGCGTCGTGATGAATGTCGTGCCCGCCCAGGTCGCAGGCGTCCGGTCGATCGCGCTGGCCAGCCCGCCGCAGAAGAACCGCGAGGGCCTGCCCGAGCCGACGATCCTCGCCGCGTGCGCGCTGCTGGGCGTCGACGAGGTCTACGCCGTCGGCGGCGCCCAGGCGATCGCGATGTTCGCCCACGGCGCCGGCCCGTGCCGGCCGGTCGACCTGGTCACCGGCCCCGGCAACATCTACGTCGCGGCCGCCAAGCGCCTGGTGCGCGGGGTGGTCGGCATCGACTCCGAGGCCGGGACCACCGAGATCGCGATCCTCGCCGACGACTCCGCGGACCCCGCCTTCGTCGCCGCCGACCTGATCAGCCAGGCCGAGCACGACCCGATGGCCGCCTCGGTGCTGGTGACCGACTCCGTCGCCCTGGCCGACGCCGTCGACGTCGAGCTCGACAAGCAGGTCTTCGCGACCCGCCACACCGAGCGGATCAGCACCGCGCTCGGCGGCTCGCAGTCGGCGATCGTGCTGGTCGACGACGTCGACCAGGGCGTGCAGGTGGTCGACGCCTACGCCGCCGAGCACCTCGAGATCCAGACGCGTGACGCCGCGGCCGTCGCCGCGCGGATCCGCAACGCCGGCGCGGTCTTCGTCGGACCGTGGGCCCCGGTGTCGCTGGGCGACTACGCCGCCGGCTCCAACCACGTCCTGCCGACCGCGGGCTGCGCCTGCCACTCCAGCGGGCTGTCGGTGCGCGCGTTCACCCGGTCGATGCACGTCGTCGACTACTCGCAGGCCGCGCTCGCCGGGGTCGCCGACCACGTGGTCACCCTCGCCGAGGCCGAGGACCTGCCCGGTCACGGCCAGGCGGTCTCCGTGCGCTTCGAGTCCGGGCGATGA
- a CDS encoding histidinol-phosphate transaminase, which produces MSAAFPPLREELQGIEPYGAPQLDLPVQLNVNENPYGPSPEAAADIARAVGEAAASLNRYPDREFTALREGLAAYLNTSGGSGITADMVWAANGSNEVMLQLLQAFGGPGRCALSFAPTYSMYPEYARDAVTEWVTGHRAEDFSLDLDAARALVLERRPAVVLLPSPNNPTGTALPPEAVTMLCEAAASYEPGGIVVVDEAYGEFRRAGTPSALELLPAHRNLVVSRTMSKAFALAGARVGYLAADPAICDAIRVVRLPYHLSAVTQATALAALRHAPELLGRVEELRAERDRTVAWLREQGHDVADSDANFALFGRFADRHAVWQGLVDRGVLIRETGPDGWLRVSIGTAEEMAAFRTALTDVTEENA; this is translated from the coding sequence ATGAGCGCCGCGTTCCCACCCCTGCGCGAGGAGCTGCAGGGGATCGAGCCCTACGGTGCGCCCCAGCTCGACCTGCCGGTCCAGCTCAACGTCAACGAGAACCCCTACGGCCCGTCGCCGGAGGCCGCCGCCGACATCGCGCGCGCCGTCGGCGAGGCCGCGGCGTCGCTCAACCGCTACCCCGACCGCGAGTTCACCGCGCTGCGCGAAGGACTGGCGGCCTACCTCAACACCTCGGGCGGGTCGGGGATCACCGCCGACATGGTGTGGGCCGCCAACGGCTCCAACGAGGTGATGCTCCAGCTGCTGCAGGCCTTCGGCGGTCCCGGCCGGTGCGCGCTGTCGTTCGCGCCGACGTACTCGATGTATCCCGAGTACGCCCGGGACGCGGTCACCGAGTGGGTCACCGGCCACCGCGCCGAGGACTTCTCCCTCGACCTCGACGCCGCGCGGGCGCTGGTCCTCGAGCGGCGGCCCGCGGTCGTCCTGCTGCCCAGCCCCAACAACCCCACCGGCACGGCGCTGCCGCCCGAGGCCGTCACGATGCTCTGCGAGGCGGCGGCCTCCTACGAGCCCGGCGGCATCGTGGTGGTCGACGAGGCCTACGGCGAGTTCCGCCGGGCCGGCACCCCGAGCGCACTCGAGCTGCTGCCTGCCCACCGCAACCTCGTGGTCAGCCGCACCATGAGCAAGGCGTTCGCGCTGGCCGGCGCGCGCGTCGGCTACCTCGCGGCCGACCCGGCGATCTGCGACGCGATCCGCGTCGTACGCCTGCCCTACCACCTCTCGGCCGTGACCCAGGCGACCGCGCTCGCCGCGCTGCGCCACGCCCCCGAGCTGCTCGGCCGCGTCGAGGAGCTGCGGGCCGAGCGGGACCGGACCGTCGCGTGGCTGCGCGAGCAGGGCCACGACGTCGCGGACTCCGACGCCAACTTCGCGCTCTTCGGCCGGTTCGCCGACCGCCACGCGGTCTGGCAGGGGCTGGTCGACCGCGGCGTGCTGATCCGCGAGACCGGCCCCGACGGCTGGCTGCGGGTGTCGATCGGCACCGCCGAGGAGATGGCAGCATTCAGGACCGCACTGACCGACGTGACCGAGGAGAACGCATGA
- the hisB gene encoding imidazoleglycerol-phosphate dehydratase HisB gives MSRTARIERTTQESSVLVEVDLDGTGRSEVSTGVGFYDHMLTAFARHSLVDLTVRTTGDVHIDAHHSVEDTAIVLGQALRQALGDKVGIRRFGDATVPLDEALVQAVVDVSGRPYCVHTGEPDGQIYALIGGSGVPYAGSLTQHVFESIAHHAHFGLHVRVLAGRDPHHVVETQFKAFARALRDAVAIDQREQGVPSTKGTL, from the coding sequence ATGAGCCGCACGGCGAGGATCGAGCGCACCACCCAGGAGTCGAGCGTCCTGGTCGAGGTGGACCTCGACGGCACCGGCCGTTCCGAGGTGTCGACGGGTGTCGGGTTCTACGACCACATGCTCACCGCGTTCGCGCGCCACTCGCTGGTCGACCTCACGGTGCGCACCACCGGCGACGTCCACATCGACGCCCACCATTCGGTCGAGGACACCGCGATCGTGCTCGGGCAGGCGCTGCGTCAGGCCCTCGGCGACAAGGTGGGCATCCGCCGCTTCGGCGACGCCACCGTGCCGCTCGACGAGGCGCTCGTGCAGGCCGTCGTCGACGTGTCGGGTCGGCCCTACTGCGTGCACACCGGCGAGCCCGACGGCCAGATCTACGCGCTCATCGGCGGCTCGGGGGTGCCCTACGCGGGGTCGCTGACCCAGCACGTCTTCGAGTCCATCGCCCACCACGCCCACTTCGGCCTGCACGTGCGGGTGCTCGCCGGCCGCGACCCGCACCACGTCGTCGAGACGCAGTTCAAGGCGTTCGCCCGGGCGTTGCGTGACGCCGTGGCGATCGACCAGCGCGAGCAGGGCGTGCCGTCGACCAAGGGCACCCTGTGA
- the hisH gene encoding imidazole glycerol phosphate synthase subunit HisH has protein sequence MTALVEEGRSPVTRPHVVVLDYGSGNLRSAVRAVERAGAEVTLTGDFDTALAADGLLVPGVGAYAACMAGLRAIKGERIIGRRLAGGRPVLGICVGMQILFAGGVEHDVETDGCDEWPGLVTRLQADVVPHMGWNTVEAPAGTRLFAGVEEERFYFVHSYAARTWDLVTNDRTAAPLVTWAEHGGDRFVAAVENGPLTATQFHPEKSGDAGAALLRNWVGSL, from the coding sequence GTGACAGCGCTGGTCGAGGAGGGACGAAGTCCCGTCACGAGACCCCACGTCGTCGTCCTCGACTACGGCTCGGGCAACCTGCGCTCCGCCGTCCGAGCGGTCGAGCGCGCGGGCGCCGAGGTGACGCTGACCGGTGACTTCGACACCGCGCTCGCCGCCGACGGCCTGCTCGTGCCGGGCGTCGGCGCCTACGCCGCCTGCATGGCGGGCCTGCGCGCGATCAAGGGTGAGCGGATCATCGGGCGCCGCCTCGCCGGCGGCCGCCCTGTGCTCGGCATCTGCGTGGGCATGCAGATCCTCTTCGCGGGCGGTGTCGAGCACGACGTGGAGACCGACGGCTGCGACGAGTGGCCGGGCCTGGTGACCCGGCTGCAGGCCGACGTCGTCCCGCACATGGGCTGGAACACCGTCGAGGCGCCCGCAGGCACCCGGCTGTTCGCCGGGGTCGAGGAGGAGCGGTTCTACTTCGTCCACTCCTACGCCGCCCGCACGTGGGACCTCGTCACCAACGACCGCACGGCCGCGCCCCTGGTGACCTGGGCCGAGCACGGCGGTGACCGCTTCGTCGCCGCTGTCGAGAACGGTCCGCTGACCGCGACGCAGTTCCACCCCGAGAAGTCGGGCGACGCCGGCGCGGCCCTGCTGCGCAACTGGGTCGGGTCGCTCTAG
- a CDS encoding hemerythrin domain-containing protein yields the protein MGETLSMNQVIHAAVRRDVSRTEQALRALREGDGDRAREVRTAWQNLVHELTHHHEAEDSIAWPFLASRGFDSQLLAQMEDEHVAMKQALAASSAAIDAVVATPTTATARAAADEVAAAREVIDGHLAHEEADVEGIMGDLEDDPEWKKAASRMRPASIVDAANALAWMQDGAGERERASLRATIPGPVVTVLTLLLARRYRREVAPVWR from the coding sequence ATGGGGGAGACGCTGAGCATGAACCAGGTGATCCACGCGGCCGTCCGCCGCGACGTCAGCCGCACCGAGCAGGCGCTGCGGGCCCTGCGGGAGGGGGACGGAGACCGCGCCCGCGAGGTCCGCACCGCCTGGCAGAACCTGGTGCACGAGCTCACGCACCACCACGAGGCCGAGGACTCCATCGCGTGGCCCTTCCTCGCCTCCCGCGGCTTCGACAGCCAGCTGCTCGCACAGATGGAGGACGAGCACGTCGCCATGAAGCAGGCGCTGGCCGCCTCGTCCGCCGCGATCGACGCCGTGGTCGCGACGCCGACGACCGCCACGGCGCGGGCGGCCGCCGACGAGGTGGCCGCCGCACGCGAGGTGATCGACGGACACCTCGCCCACGAGGAGGCCGACGTCGAGGGGATCATGGGCGACCTCGAGGACGACCCCGAGTGGAAGAAGGCGGCGTCCCGGATGCGCCCGGCGTCGATCGTCGACGCGGCCAACGCGCTGGCGTGGATGCAGGACGGGGCGGGGGAGCGGGAGCGGGCCTCGCTGCGGGCGACGATCCCCGGCCCGGTCGTCACGGTCCTGACGCTGCTGCTCGCGCGGCGCTACCGCCGCGAGGTCGCGCCCGTCTGGCGCTAG
- a CDS encoding alkaline phosphatase family protein, whose product MAQRRVRLLAAATAAAVALTVAGTQSGAEAGGRGGHGPQPAARPTKVVVIVVDALSREIVDRYDMRNVEALMKDGVDTPNGFLGHTGSVTVVTHNVITTGASPKHMGWTTEGYRDVDGLLGAPGGLYLTSNFGLAQMAPLQQAAGYPHLSDYLDDTGKVFTVSPKGYAAWGLSGPGSTNTSTITFGSGPTCPNPDGTTTRYRQPTGWNVPAYFSTACGSRWLVRRDTIYDTGQLPAQLYPATDNRYVVGADPAQQGGDVWATDAVLEVMAQEGDAWSGIFVTLPGVDKAAHMWDGVNDPEGATPGYDPMTHMRYATRTADAQVGRIMQALEDSGQLDDTLVVLTADHGSVAAAPGHFHGDVQPENDYGYFNWYYGSPANDVPYLRPQQALLPLIEGTDDGTGATNVGFSYSDSSLNVWLKDQSAAKVAEAAALMRDLPDVTAVWRRDGDHYDRVTPVRWDRMHGSEKRWFATRAQELVDTQAADYGPDLIATLPDNTTYSVLGDHGGIQRAAQQVPIVFAGANTSQQDLRAPVRSIDIMPTILRALGISPTHTMDGTAYALPTRRHRR is encoded by the coding sequence ATGGCTCAGCGCCGCGTCCGTCTGCTCGCCGCCGCCACCGCCGCCGCGGTCGCGCTCACCGTCGCCGGCACCCAGTCGGGCGCCGAGGCCGGGGGACGCGGGGGCCACGGCCCCCAGCCCGCCGCGCGGCCGACGAAGGTGGTGGTGATCGTCGTCGACGCGTTGAGCAGGGAGATCGTCGACCGCTACGACATGCGCAACGTCGAGGCATTGATGAAGGACGGCGTGGACACGCCGAACGGCTTCCTCGGGCACACCGGGTCGGTCACGGTCGTCACCCACAACGTGATCACCACCGGAGCGTCGCCGAAGCACATGGGCTGGACGACCGAGGGCTACCGCGACGTCGACGGCCTCCTCGGCGCCCCCGGCGGGCTCTACCTCACCAGCAACTTCGGACTCGCCCAGATGGCGCCGCTGCAGCAGGCAGCCGGCTACCCGCACCTGTCGGACTACCTCGACGACACGGGCAAGGTGTTCACCGTCAGTCCCAAGGGGTACGCCGCGTGGGGCCTGAGCGGTCCGGGCTCGACCAACACCTCGACGATCACCTTCGGGAGCGGCCCCACCTGCCCCAACCCCGACGGCACCACGACGCGCTACCGCCAGCCGACCGGCTGGAACGTCCCGGCGTACTTCTCCACCGCGTGCGGCTCGCGCTGGCTCGTGCGCCGCGACACCATCTACGACACCGGCCAGCTCCCGGCGCAGCTCTACCCCGCGACCGACAACCGCTACGTCGTCGGCGCCGACCCCGCCCAGCAGGGCGGCGACGTCTGGGCCACGGACGCGGTGCTCGAGGTGATGGCGCAGGAGGGCGACGCCTGGAGCGGCATCTTCGTCACCCTCCCGGGCGTCGACAAGGCCGCCCACATGTGGGACGGCGTCAACGACCCCGAGGGCGCCACGCCGGGCTACGACCCGATGACGCACATGCGCTATGCCACCCGCACCGCCGACGCACAGGTCGGCCGGATCATGCAGGCCCTCGAGGACAGCGGGCAGCTCGACGACACCCTCGTGGTGCTCACCGCCGACCACGGCTCGGTCGCGGCCGCTCCGGGGCACTTCCACGGTGACGTCCAGCCGGAGAACGACTACGGATACTTCAACTGGTACTACGGCTCGCCGGCCAACGACGTGCCCTACCTCCGTCCCCAGCAGGCGCTGCTCCCGCTGATCGAGGGCACCGACGACGGCACCGGCGCCACCAACGTCGGCTTCTCCTACAGCGACTCCTCGCTCAACGTGTGGCTCAAGGACCAGTCCGCGGCCAAGGTCGCCGAGGCCGCCGCCCTCATGCGCGACCTGCCCGACGTGACCGCGGTCTGGCGGCGCGACGGTGACCACTACGACCGGGTCACGCCGGTGCGCTGGGACCGGATGCACGGGTCCGAGAAGCGGTGGTTCGCCACCCGGGCGCAGGAGCTCGTCGACACCCAGGCCGCGGACTACGGCCCCGACCTGATCGCGACGCTGCCGGACAACACGACGTACTCGGTGCTCGGCGACCACGGCGGCATCCAGCGTGCCGCCCAGCAGGTCCCGATCGTGTTCGCCGGCGCCAACACCTCGCAGCAGGACCTGCGGGCCCCGGTCCGCTCCATCGACATCATGCCGACGATCCTGCGCGCGCTGGGCATCTCGCCGACCCACACGATGGACGGGACGGCCTACGCGCTGCCGACCCGCAGGCACCGCCGCTGA
- the priA gene encoding bifunctional 1-(5-phosphoribosyl)-5-((5-phosphoribosylamino)methylideneamino)imidazole-4-carboxamide isomerase/phosphoribosylanthranilate isomerase PriA, which translates to MPSTPEQPYLELLPAVDIKGGQAVQLVQGVDGSEKRFGDPVEAALRWQEAGAEWIHLVDLDAAFGHGHNRELQARIVGALDIQVEMSGGIRDDESLEAAMATGCRRVNIGTAALEQPEWCAKAIATYGDRVAVGLDVRGTTLAARGWTRDGGDLYETLARLDSEGCARYVVTDVNKDGMLQGPNLQLLRDVCAATDKPVVASGGVTTLDDIEALMTLVGEGVEGAIAGTALYEGRFTLEDALALTRGR; encoded by the coding sequence ATGCCCAGCACCCCCGAGCAGCCCTACCTCGAGCTCCTGCCCGCCGTCGACATCAAGGGCGGCCAGGCCGTCCAGCTGGTGCAGGGCGTGGACGGGTCGGAGAAGCGCTTCGGCGACCCGGTCGAGGCCGCGCTGCGCTGGCAGGAGGCCGGCGCGGAGTGGATCCACCTCGTCGACCTCGACGCGGCGTTCGGTCACGGCCACAACCGCGAGCTCCAGGCCCGCATCGTCGGCGCCCTCGACATCCAGGTCGAGATGAGCGGCGGCATCCGCGACGACGAGTCGCTGGAGGCCGCGATGGCCACCGGCTGCCGCCGGGTCAACATCGGGACGGCCGCCCTCGAGCAGCCCGAGTGGTGTGCGAAGGCGATCGCGACCTACGGCGACCGGGTGGCCGTCGGGCTCGACGTGCGCGGCACGACCCTCGCGGCCCGCGGCTGGACCCGCGACGGGGGCGACCTCTACGAGACCCTCGCCCGCCTCGACTCCGAGGGCTGCGCGCGCTACGTCGTCACCGACGTCAACAAGGACGGCATGCTCCAGGGCCCCAACCTCCAGCTCCTGCGCGACGTCTGCGCCGCGACCGACAAGCCCGTGGTCGCCAGCGGCGGCGTCACCACGCTCGACGACATCGAGGCGCTGATGACCCTCGTCGGCGAGGGCGTCGAGGGCGCGATCGCCGGCACCGCGCTCTACGAGGGCCGCTTCACCCTCGAGGACGCGCTCGCCCTGACCCGGGGGCGCTGA
- a CDS encoding NUDIX domain-containing protein: MHFTEYDLRNAAYAWIVDDRDRVLLTWWNGEGRFDPAWSLPGGGIDFDEAIRDGLVREVHEETGYEIEVGDFITDHFFTRRREGQKPFRAQRFVFHARIVGGELGTLEVGGSTDYAEWVPLDEVLAQPARAEIVDVALAAHRGEGHDA, encoded by the coding sequence ATGCACTTCACCGAGTACGACCTGCGCAACGCGGCGTACGCCTGGATCGTCGACGACCGCGACCGGGTGCTGCTGACCTGGTGGAACGGCGAGGGCCGGTTCGACCCCGCCTGGTCGCTGCCCGGCGGCGGCATCGACTTCGACGAGGCGATCCGCGACGGGCTGGTCCGCGAGGTGCACGAGGAGACCGGCTACGAGATCGAGGTCGGCGACTTCATCACCGACCACTTCTTCACCCGCCGCCGTGAGGGCCAGAAGCCGTTCCGGGCGCAGCGCTTCGTCTTCCACGCCCGCATCGTCGGCGGCGAGCTCGGCACCCTCGAGGTCGGCGGCTCCACCGACTACGCCGAGTGGGTGCCGCTCGACGAGGTCCTCGCGCAGCCGGCGCGGGCCGAGATCGTCGACGTCGCGCTCGCCGCCCACCGGGGGGAGGGGCACGACGCATGA